A segment of the Streptomyces sp. NBC_01235 genome:
TTCCTGTGGATGTGGCCGGGCGCCAAGATCTCCGTCATGGGCGGCGAGCAGGCCGCGTCGGTCCTCGCGACCGTCAAGCGGGACCAGTTGGAGGCGCGCGGCGAGTCCTGGCCCGCGGAGGACGAAGAGGCCTTCAAGGATCCGATCCGTGCCCAGTACGACCGTCAGGGGAACGCTTACTACGCGACGGCCCGCCTGTGGGACGACGGGGTCATCGATCCCCTGGAGACCCGACAGGTACTGGGGCTGGCCCTGACCGCCTGCGCCAACGCGCCCCTGGGCGAACCCCAGTTCGGCGTCTTCCGGATGTGAGGGGCATGACAACGATGTTCGACACGGTGCTTGTGGCCAACCGGGGCGAGATCGCCGTCCGCGTCATCCGGACGCTGCGGTCGATGGGCGTGCGTTCGGTGGCCGTCTTCTCGGACGCGGACGCGGACGCACGACACGTCCGGGAGGCCGACACGGCGGTACGGATCGGTCCGGCACCGGCGGCCGAGAGCTATCTGTCGGTGGAGCGGCTGCTGGAGGCGGCCGCGCGGACGGGCGCCCAGGCCGTCCACCCGGGATACGGCTTCCTGGCCGAGAACGCCGGCTTCGCGCGGGCGTGCGCCGACGCGGGGCTGGTCTTCATCGGGCCGCCCGCCGACGCCATCTCCCTCATGGGCGACAAGATCCGGGCCAAGGAGACCGTGCGGGCGGCCGGGGTGCCCGTCGTCCCGGGGTCGAGCGGCAGCGGGCTGACGGACGACCAGCTCGTCGCCGCCGCCCACGAGATCGGCGTCCCCGTGCTGCTGAAGCCGAGCGCGGGCGGCGGCGGCAAGGGCATGCGCCTGGTGCGGGACGCGTCGCTGCTGGCCGACGAGATCGCCGCCGCCCGCCGCGAGGCCCGCGCCTCCTTCGGCGACGACACGCTGCTCGTCGAGCGGTGGGTGGACCGCCCCCGGCACATCGAGATCCAGGTCCTGGCCGACGGCCACGGCACCGTGGTGCACCTGGGCGAGCGCGAGTGCTCCCTCCAGCGCCGGCACCAGAAGATCGTCGAGGAGGCACCGAGCGTGCTCCTCGACGAGGCCACGCGCGCATCGATGGGCGAGGCGGCCGTGCAGGCGGCGCGCTCCTGCGGGTACCGGGGCGCGGGCACGGTGGAGTTCATCGTCCCCGGGGGCGATCCGTCGGCGTACTGCTTCATGGAGATGAACACCCGTCTCCAGGTGGAGCATCCGGTCACCGAGCTGGTCACCGGGCTCGACCTGGTGGAGTGGCAGCTGCGGGTGGCGGCCGGTGAGCCGCTGTCCTTCGGACAGGAGGACGTCCGGCTGACCGGGCACGCGGTCGAGGCGCGGATCTGCGCCGAGGACCCCACCCGCGGGTTCCTGCCGTCGGGCGGGACGGTCGTCAGGCTGCACGAGCCGCAGGGCGACGGAGTGCGCACCGACTCCGGGCTCAGCGAGGGCACCGAGGTCGGCAGCCTGTACGACCCGATGCTGTCCAAGGTGATCGCCTATGGCCCGGACCGGCAGACCGCGCTCAGGAAGCTCCGGGCGGCCCTCGCGGAGACGGTCACGCTGGGCGTACCGACCAACGCGGGCTTCCTGCGCCGGCTCCTGGCCCATCCGGCGGTCGTGGCGGGCGAGTTGGACACGGGGCTGGTGGAGCGCGAGGTGGCCGGGCTGATCTCCGACGCGGTGCCGCCGGAGATCTACGCGGCGGCAGCGCTGCTGCGCCAAGGCGCGCTCGCCCCCGCCGCCGGCGCCGGCTGGACGGACCCGTTCGCCGCCGCCGACGGCTGGCGCCTGGGCGGCGAGCGGTCCTGGACACCGCACCACCTCCAGGTCCCCGGCCACGAGCCGGTGACCGTGCGCGTGCGCAGCACGCCGGGCGGCGCGACGGAGCTGCTCCTGCCCGGAGCGGACCGACCCCTGCGGGGGTCGGGGGGCGTACTCCCGCGGCGCGAGACCGGGCACCGGTTCGCCTTCCGGCTCGACGACGTCCGTCACACCTTCGCCGCCCTGCCGGACGGCACCTGGCTGGGGCGCGACGGCGACGCATGGCAGGTGCGCGACCACGACCCGGTCGCCGCGTCCCTGTCCCGTGCCGCGCACGGGGGCGCCGACTCGCTCACCGCGCCCATGCCCGGCACGGTGACGGTCGTGAAGGTCGCCGTCGGCGACGAGGTGACGGCGGGTCAGAGTCTGCTGGTGGTGGAGGCGATGAAGATGGAGCACGTCATCTCCGCCCCGCACGCCGGCACGGTCGCCGAGCTGGACGTCACACCGGGGACGACGGTCGCCATGGACCAGGTGCTCGCCGTCATCGCCCCGACAGAGGAGGACCAGTGACACTCCCCATGGTCGTTCCGGCCCCGGACCTGCCCGCGCGGGTCAGGATCCACGAGGTCGGCGCGCGCGACGGTCTGCAGAACGAGAAGTCGACGGTGCCGACGGCGGTGAAGGCGGAGTTCGTCCGCCGGCTGGCCGACGCGGGCCTGACGACGATCGAGGCGACGAGCTTCGTCCACCCCAAGTGGGTGCCGCAGCTCGCCGACGCCGAGGAACTGTTCCCGCTCGTCTCCGACCTGCCGGCGGCACTCCCGGTCCTCGTGCCGAACGAGCGCGGGCTGGACCGGGCGCTGGCGCTGGGCGCGCGGCGCGTCGCCGTCTTCGCCAGCGCCACGGAGTCCTTCGCGAAGGCCAACCTCAACCGCACGCTGGACGAGTCGCTCGCCGTGTTCGAGCCGGTGGTGCGGCGGGCGAAGGACGAGGGCGCCCACGTACGCGGCTATGTCTCGATGTGCTTCGGCGACCCCTGGGAGGGGGCGGTCCCGCTCCACCAGGTGGTGGGTGTCTGCACGGCGCTGCGGGACATGGGATGCGACGAGCTGAGCCTGGGCGACACGATCGGCGTCGCCACCCCCGGCCATGTCCTGGAGCTGCTCTCCGCGCTGAACGAACAGGGCGTGCCGACGAACGTGATCGGCGTGCACTTCCACGACACCTACGGTCAGGCGCTCGCCAACACCCTCGCCGCGCTCCAGCACGGCGTGACCACCGTCGACGCCTCGGCGGGCGGTCTCGGCGGCTGCCCGTTCGCGAAGTCCGCCACCGGCAACCTCGCCACCGAAGACCTCGTGTGGATGCTTCAGGGCCTCGGCATCGACACCGGGGTCGACCTCGGCCGTCTCGTCGCCACCAGCGTGTGGATGGCCGAACAACTGGGCCGACCCAGCCCGTCCCGCACCGTCCGCGCACTCGGTAAAACGACACAGCCCCACAAGGAGCAGTGACCCGACATGGACCACCGTCTCTCCCCCGAGCTGGAAGAACTCCGCCGCACTGTCGAGGAGTTCGCGCACGACGTCGTGGCGCCCAAGATCGGCGACTTCTACGAGCGCCACGAGTTTCCCTACGAGATCGTCCGCGAGATGGGCCGCATGGGCCTGTTCGGGCTGCCGTTCCCGGAGGAGTACGGCGGCATGGGCGGCGACTACCTCGCCCTTGGCATCGCGCTGGAGGAACTCGCGCGCGTCGACTCCTCCGTGGCGATCACCCTGGAGGCGGGTGTCTCGCTGGGCGCCATGCCGATCCATCTCTTCGGCACGCCGGAGCAGAAGCGGGAGTGGCTGCCGCGGCTGTGCTCCGGCGAGATCCTGGGCGCCTTCGGGCTGACCGAGCCGGACGGCGGCTCGGACGCGGGCGCCACGCGCACGACGGCCCGGATCGACCCGGAGACCGACGAGTGGGTGATCAACGGCACCAAGTGCTTCATCACCAACTCGGGCACCGACATCACGGGATTGGTCACGGTCACGGCGGTCACGGGCCGGGGGCCGGACGGCAGGCCGCTGATCTCGGCGATCATCGTCCCGTCCGGCACCCCGGGCTTCACGGTCGCCGCGCCCTACTCGAAGGTCGGCTGGAACGCCTCCGACACCCGTGAGCTGTCCTTCTCCGACGTCCGCGTCCCGGCGGCGAACCTCCTCGGCGAGGAGGGCCGGGGTTACGCGCAGTTCCTGCGGATCCTCGACGAGGGCCGCGTCGCCATCGCGGCCCTCGCCACCGGGCTCGCGCAGGGCTGTGTGGACGAGTCGGTGAAGTACGCGAAGGAACGGCACGCGTTCGGCCGTCCCATCGGCGCCAACCAGGCCATCCAGTTCAAGATCGCCGACATGGAGATGAAGGCCCACACCGCCCGCCTCACCTGGCGCGACGCGGCCTCCCGGCTGGTGTCCGGCGAGCCCTTCAAGAAGGAGGCGGCCCTCGCCAAGCTCTACTCCTCCACGATCGCCGTCGACAACGCCCGCGACGCCACCCAGGTCCACGGCGGCTACGGCTTCATGAACGAGTACCCGGTGGCCCGTATGTGGCGCGACTCCAAGATCCTGGAGATCGGGGAGGGCACGAGCGAGGTGCAACGGATGCTGATCGCCCGCGAGTTGGGCCTGGCGGGCTGACCCGGCGCGTTCGAACGATGGCCGGAAGCCGACCTGCCATCGCGGGTCCGGTGCGCTGAGCGCCCTCAAGCCGGCTGGTGCGGCGGCCTCATGGGCACCCCCGTGAGGCCGCCCGACCGCTTCACCTCCTCGGGTGAACACCGACCCCGGGCCAGAACCGGGCTCCTGAAAGCCCGTATGCCTTCGATCCACAGGGAGGACACAGAAAGACGGCGCGCGTCACCGCGGGTGTCCCGCACCCTGGAACCGCCCTCTGGACAGCAGCTGAGGTTAGGCTAACCTACATTCGAACCGTCCTCGGGTGATCCGCCCCGTTCGAAAGTAGCCAGAGACATGTCCAACGCCAGAGCCGCTCGTCCCACCCGCCGTGGCATCCTCGCCGCCGGTGGCGCCCTCGGCCTCGGTACCGTGCTCGCCGCCTGCGGGGACGACGACGCGGGCAGCAACGGCTCGGAATCGTCGGCCAACGCCTCGGCCAAGTCCGGTCCCTGGACCTTCAAGGACGACCGCGGCACCACGGTGAAGCTCGACAAGATCCCCGCGAACATCGTCGCGTTCACCGGTGTCGGCGCCGCCCTCTACGACTACGGCATCCAGGTCAAGGGCGTCTTCGGCCCGACGAAGACCACCGCCGGCAAGGCCGACGTCCAGGCCGGCGACATGGACATCACCAAGGTCGAGATCCTCGGCAACGTCTGGGACGAGTTCAACGTCGAGAAGTACGCGGCCCTCGCCCCGGACGTGCTCATCTCCACGATGTTCGACAACGCCGGCACCCTCTGGTACGTCCCCGAGGCCTCCAAGGACAAGATCGCGGGGCTCGCCCCGAGCGTCGCCGTCTCCGTCTACGACCGTCAGCTGACCGCTCCGCTGGAGCGCATGTGGGAGCTGGCCGAGTCCCTCGGCGCCGACATGACGGCGGCCGCGGTCACCGACGCCAAGAAGAAGTTCGAGGACGCGGCCGCCCGGCTGCGCGCCGCCGCCAAGGCCAAGCCCGACATCAAGGTGATGGCCGGTTCCGCGAGCGATGCGCTCTTCTACGTCTCCGGCACCAACCTCTCCGTCGACCTGGAGTACTTCAAGGCGCTCGGCGTGAACTTCGTCGAACCGCCGGAGAGCGCGAAGAAGCAGGGTGGCGGCTGGTACGAGTCGCTGAGCTGGGAGAACGTCGACAAGTACCCGGCGGACATCATCATGATGGACGACCGCTCCTCGACGATCCAGCCTTCGGCGATCACGAAGGCCACCTGGAAGAAGCTGCCCGCGGTGAAGGCCGGTCAGGTCATCGCCCGGTCGCCGGAGCCGATCCTCTCGTACGACAAGTGCGTGCCGCTTCTCGAGAACCTCGCCGAGGCTCTCGAGAAGGCGAAGAAGGTCAGCTGAAAGACACTCGGCGTCACGGGGTGAACTGCGGGCAGTCCGTGGCTGGTCACGCCCACGCGGCGGAGCCGCACATCGACACAGCCCCGCGCCCCCGAGGATGCCGCCCTCGCCCCACGCTTTCCGGGAGCCCCCCATGACCACGGCCGTCGCCGCGCCCTTTCGGTTCTTCTCCCTCCACGTCGTCCGGACCCGACGGCTCTCGCCGTCGCTCGTCCGGGTCACCTTCGCCGGCGAAGATCTCGAGTACTTCTTCTCCGACGGGCGTGACCAGTCCCTCTCCCTCTTCCTGCCGCACCCGGGGCAGTCGGAGCCCGCCGTTCCGATCGAACTCGGGGACGGCTGGTGGCAGGGATGGCGTGAACTACCGGACGGCGTACGGGCGGTGATGCGTTCGTACACGCTCCGGGCGCTGCGCGGCGACCCCGCCGAGATCGACATCGACTTCGTGCTGCACACCCCCGCCGGTCCCGCCTCCGCGTGGGCCTCCCGGGCCGCCGCCGGGGACCGGGTCGTTCTGCTGGGGCCGGCCGTCGCCGACAACCGGGCGATCCGGTTCCGGCCGCCGCAGGACACCGACCTGGTCGTGCTGTGGGGCGACGAGAGCGCCCTGCCGGCGATCGCGTCGATCCTCACGTCGCTGCCGGCCGGGCAGCGGGTGCGGGCATGGCTGGAGGTGCGCGACGCCGGGAACGTGCAGGAGTTGGCGACCTCGGCGGACGCCGGGATCACGTGGGTGGTCGGCGAGAGTTCCGTCGACGCCCTCCGGGAAGCCCCACTGCCGCCCACCGCGCATCCGTACGTCTGGATCGCGGGCGAGTCGGGGCGCGTGAAGGCGTTGCGCCGGCACTTCGTCCAGGAGCGAGGCGTCGACCGGCGCCGGGTCACCTTCGTCGGGTACTGGCGCCAAGGCATGAGCGAGGAACAGCTCCGCGAGGCGGAGTAGAGCAACCACCGTGCCCCCGCAGGCAGTTGTGCGGGGGCACGGGCGTGATCGCAGTCACGGCAGAGGCAGGGTTTCGATCCCGTCAGTTAGGTTAGGCTTACCTAAGTTATGCCCGAGGCCCCGCCCCTCAATCCGTCCCGCAGCGGACCCGTCCCCTTACCCCGGAGGACCCCCACCATGCGCTCGCACCTGCTCAATGACACGACCGCGGAGCAGTACCGCCGCTCCGTGACCGAAGGAGTAGAGCGGGTGGCCGCCAAACTCGCCGCCACCGACCGTCCGTTCACCGGCGTCACGGTCGACGCCCTCGCGCCCCGCATCGACGGGATCGACCTGGACCAGCCGCTGCACGACACCGCGGCCGTCCTGGACGAGCTGGAGGAGGTCTACCTCCGCGACGCGATCTACTTCCACCACCCCCGCTACCTCGCCCACCTCAACTGCCCGGTCGTCATCCCCGCCGTGCTGGGCGAGGCGGTCCTGTCCGCCGTGAACTCCTCCCTCGACACCTGGGACCAGTCGGCCGGCGGCACCCTCATCGAGCGCAAACTGATCGACTGGACGACCGCCCGCATCGGCCTCGGCGAGAACGCCGACGGTGTGTTCACCTCCGGCGGCACCCAGTCCAACCTCCAGGCGCTGCTGCTCGCCCGCGAGGAGGCCAAGCCGGAGCGGGACGGGTGGGACGGGCCGGCCGGCCTGGCGAACCTGCGCATCTTCGCCTCCGAGGTCAGCCACTTCAGCGTGAAGAAGTCCGCGAAACTCCTCGGGCTGAGCGCGGACTCGGTCGTGTCGATCCCCGTCGGCGCCGACAAGCGCATGCAGACCGTCGCGCTCGCCCACGAGCTGGAGCGCTGCAAGAAGGCCGGTCTGACGCCGATGGCCGTCGTCGCCACCGCCGGCACCACCGACTTCGGCTCCATCGACCCGCTGCCCGAGATCGCCGAACTCTGCACCCAGTACGGCGCCTGGATGCACGTGGACGCCGCCTACGGCTGCGGACTCCTCGCCTCCCTCAAGTACCGGGACCGGATCGACGGCATCGAGCGCGCCGACTCCGTCACCGTCGACTACCACAAGTCCTTCTTCCAGCCGGTGAGTTCCTCCGCCGTCCTGGTACGCGACGCCTCGACCCTGCGCCACGCGACCTACCACGCGGAGTACCTCAACCCCCGCCGTATGGTCCAGGAGCGCATCCCCAACCAGGTCGACAAGTCCCTCCAGACCACCCGCCGCTTCGACGCGCTCAAGCTGTGGATGACGCTGCGCACGATGGGCGCCGACGGCATCGGGCAGCTCTTCGACGAGGTCTGCGACCTGGCCGCCGAAGGCTGGAAACTGCTGGCCGCCGACCCCCGCTTCGACGTCGTCGTCCAGCCCTCGCTCTCCACCCTGGTCTTCCGCTACATCCCCGCCGCCGTCACCGACCCGGCCGAGATCGACCGCGCCAACCTCTACGCCCGCAAGGCCCTGTTCGCCTCCGGCGACGCGGTGGTCGCCGGCACCAAGGTCGGCGCCCGCCACTACCTGAAGTTCACCCTGCTCAACCCCGAGACGACGACCGACGACGTCGCCGCCGTCCTCGACCTGATCGCCGGCCACGCCGAGCAGCACCTGGGAGAGTCCCTTGACCGCGCATCCTGAGCCCGACTCCGTGAACAAGACCTACGACTTCGTGGGCATCGGGCTCGGCCCGTTCAACCTCGGCCTCGCCTGCCTCACCGAACCCATCGACGCGCTCGACTGCGTCTTCCTGGAGTCCAAGCCCGACTTCGAGTGGCATGCCGGCATGTTCCTCGACGGTGCCCACCTCCAGACGCCGTTCATGTCGGACCTGGTCACGCTCGCCGACCCGACCTCCCCGTACTCCTTCCTCAACTACCTGAAGGAGAAAGGGCGGCTGTACTCGTTCTACATCCGCGAGAACTTCTACCCGCTGCGCGTCGAGTACGACGACTACTGCCGCTGGGCCGCGGGCAAACTGGGCAGCGTGCGCTTCTCGACGACGGTCGCGGAAGTGACGTACGACGACGAGCTCTACGTCGTGAAGACCACGGCCGGCGATGTCTACCGCGCCCGCCACCTGGTCCTCGGCACCGGGACGTCCCCCTGCATCCCGGAGGCCTGCGCCGGTCTGGGCGGCGACTTCCTCCACAACTCCCGCTACATGGGGCACAAGGCGGAGCTGCAGAAGAAGGAGTCGATCACGCTGGTCGGCAGCGGCCAGTCCGCCGCCGAGATCTACTACGACCTGCTCGGCGAGATCGACGTCCACGGCTACCAGCTGAACTGGGTCACCCGCTCCCCGCGCTTCTTCCCGCTGGAGTACACCAAGCTCACGCTGGAGATGACCTCCCCGGAGTACATCGACTACTTCCGCGAGCTGCCGGAACGCACCCGCTACCGCCTCACGGCCGAGCAGAAGGGCCTGTTCAAGGGCATCGACGGCGACCTCATCAACGAGATCTTCGACCTGCTCTACCAGAAGAGCCTCGGCGGCCCGGTGCCCACCCGGCTCCTCACCAACTCCGCGCTCGACAGCGCACGTTACGCCGACGGCACCTACACCCTCGCCTTCCGCCATGAGGAGCAGGAGAAGGACTTCGAGATCGCCTCCCAGGGGCTGGTCCTGGCCACCGGCTACAAGTACGCCGAGCCGGAGTTCCTCGCGCCGATCAAGGACAGACTCCGCTACGACTCCCAGGGCAACTTCGACGTCGCCCGCAACTACGCCATCGACACCACGGGCCGGGGTGTGTTCCTGCAGAACGCGGGCGTGCACACGCACAGCGTCACCTCCCCCGACCTCGGCATGGGCCCCTACCGCAACAGCTTCATCATCCGTGAGCTGCTCGGCAGCGAGTACTACCCGGTCGAGAAGACCATCGCGTTCCAGGAGTTCGGCATATGACCTTCGCCTTCCGCCCCCTCGACCCTCTGAAGGACGCCGAGCTCCTGCACGCCTGGGTCACTCACCCCAAGGCCGCGTTCTGGATGATGCAGGACGCGAGGCTGGAGGACGTCGAGCGTGCCTACATGGAGATCGCGGCCGACGAGCACCACCACGCGCTGCTCGGACTGCGGGACGGCGTCCCCGCCTTCCTGATGGAGAAGTACGACCCCGCCCACCGCGAGCTGGTCGGCCTCTACGAGCCGCAGCCGGGCGACGTCGGCATGCACTTCCTCACGCCCGCGACCGACACGCCCGTCCACGGCTTCACCCGGGCCGTGATCACCGCCGTGATGGCGCATCTCTTCGAGGACCCGGCGGTGGAACGCGTCGTCGTGGAGCCGGACGTGTCCAACAAGGCCGTGCACGCGCTCAACGAGGCCGTCGGGTTCGTGCCCGAGCGCGAGATCCAGAAGCCGGAGAAGAAGGCGTTGCTGAGCTTCTGCACCCGTGGTCGGTTCTTCGCCGCGACGGGGGTGCCCGCATGAGCCTCGCCGACGCCGTCGCCCACCTCTCCCCCGAGCGCTGGGAGAAGGCCAACCGTCTGCTCGTCCGCAAGGCCCTCGCGGAGTTCGCGCACGAGCGGCTCATCACCCCGCAGGAGGAGGACGGGCGGTACGTCGTCCGCAGCGACGACGGGCTGACGTACTACCGCTTCACCGCCGTCCGCCGCGCTCTCGACCACTGGCAGGTGGACGCCGGCTCGATCACCCGCACCCGCGACGACGCCGAACTCCCCGTCGCCGCGCTGGACTTCTTCATCGAGCTGAAGAAGACGCTGGGCCTGAGCGACGAGATCCTGCCGGTCTACCTGGAGGAGATCTCCTCCACCCTCTCCGGCACCTGCTACAAGCTCACCAAACCGCAGATCACCTCGGCGGAGCTGGTCAGCGGCGGTTTCCAGGCCATCGAGACCGGGATGACCGAGGGCCACCCCTGCTTCGTCGCCAACAACGGGCGCCTCGGCTTCGGCATCCACGAGTACCTCGCGTACGCCCCGGAGACGGCGAGCCCGGTCCGGCTGGTGTGGCTGGCCGCGCACCGCTCACGCGCCGCGTTCACGGCCGGGGTCGGGATCGCGTACGAGTCGTTCGTGCGGGAGGAGCTGGGCGAGGGGACCGTCGAGCGGTTCGACGGCGTCCTGCGCGAGCAGGGCCTCGACCCGGACGACTACCTCCTCATCCCCGTCCACCCCTGGCAGTGGTGGAACAAGCTCACCGTCACCTTCGCCGCCGAGATCGCGCGCGGGAACCTGGTGTGCCTGGGCGAGGGCGACGACGAGTACCTGGCCCAGCAGTCCATCCGGACGTTCTTCAACTCCTCGCACCCCGAGAAGCACTACGTGAAGACGGCGCTGTCCGTCCTCAACATGGGCTTCATGCGCGGGCTCTCGGCCGCCTACATGGAGGCGACCCCGGCCATCAACGACTGGCTCGCCCAACTCATCGACAACGACCCCGTGCTGAAGTCGACCGGGCTGTCGATCATCCGGGAGCGGGCGGCCGTCGGCTACCGGCACCTGGAGTACGAGGCGGCGACGGACCGCTACTCGCCGTACCGCAAGATGCTGGCCGCGCTGTGGCGGGAGAGCCCGGTGCCGGCGCTCCAGGACGGCGAGTCGCTGGCGACGATGGCCTCCCTGATCCACGTGGACCACGAGGGACGGTCGGTGGCCGGCGCGCTGATCGAGCAGTCGGGGCTGGCGCCGGTGGAGTGGCTGCGCCACTACCTCCAGGCGTACTACACCCCGCTGCTGCACAGCTTCTACGCCTACGACCTGGTGTTCATGCCGCACGGCGAGAACACCGTCCTGGTGCTGAAGGACGGGGTCGTGCAGCGGGCGATCTACAAGGACATCGCCGAGGAGATCGCCGTCATGGACCCGCACGCGGTGCTGCCGCCCGAGGTCCGGCGCATCCGGGTCGAGGTGCCCGAGGACAAGAAACTGCTGTCCATCTTCACGGACGTCTTCGACTGCTTCTTCCGCTTCCTCGCGGCCGGCCTCGCCACCGAGGGGATCCTGGAGGAGGACGACTTCTGGCGCACGGTGGCCGAGGTCACCCGCACCTACCAGGAGGCCAACCCCGCACTGGCCGACAGGTTCCGCCAGTACGACATGTTCGCGCCCGAGTTCGCCCTGTCCTGCCTCAACCGGCTCCAGCTGCGCAACAACAAGCAGATGGTGGACCTGGCGGACCCGTCGGGCGCCCTCCAGCTGATCGGCACCCTGGAAAATCCCGTCACAGGGTTCTGATCACGACGGGCGGGCGCCCCCGAGTACGGTCCTCGGGGGCGCCCGTCGCGTTGTTTGGAACAATCCTCCCATGGCGGAAATCATCCAGAAGGACGGCACCTGGGTCTTCGACGGCGACGGCCTGCGGCTGACCCCGGGGCGGGACAGGAACGTCGGTCTGCTCCGCCGGGAACTGGGTGAACTCGTCCTCCCTCTGGGTGCGTTGGCGGGGATCTCGTTCGAGCAGGGCAAGAAGACCGGGCGGCTGAGGCTGCGGCTGCGCGACGGCGCGGACCCGCTGCTGCACGCGACCGGCGGGCGGCTGGCCGAGCCGCACGATCCGTACCAGCTGACCGTCGAGTCCGACCGGTACGGCGTCGCCGAGTACCTCGTGGACGAGGTGCGGGGCGCCCTGCTGCTGGACCAGGTCCCGTCCGGCCCGGTGGACCGGTATCTGCTGCCGGGGCCGGCCGTGCCCCTGTCGGCCTCCGCCGGGGACGGCACGGCGAGCTTCGACGGCGAACGGGTGCGCCTGGAGTGGAACTGGAAGACGGAAGACGCGAAGTCCTCGGCCGGCACCCGCACGCTCGCCGTCGAGGACATCGTGGGTGTCGAGTGGCATCCCGCGGGCGGTCTGGACAGCGGCTTCCTGCGGTTCCGGGTGCGCGGCGCGGTGTCGACGACCCCGCCGCAGTACGACCCCCACGCCGTGCAGCTGTGGGGCTTCAAGAAGGACCCGTTGATGGCGCTGGTCGCGGCCGCGGTGCAGGCCCGGCTGCCGCATCCGGCCGCCGCCCCCGAGGACGCCGTACCGCCGCAGCGGCACGAGCCGGACCCGCTCCCGGGCAGCGACCACGACGCGCTGCTGCGCAGGCTGCGCGAGCTCGGCGAGCTGCACCGCGACGGCGTCCTGACGGACGACGAGTTCACGATGGCCAAACAGGCGGTCCTCAAGCGCATGTAGCGCGAGTGGGGACCGCCTGTCGGCGTCAAGGCGTGCGCCCCGCCTTCCAGGCGCACACCCACCGGGGCTACTTGGCCTTGCGGGCCACCGTGAAGTGGTCGATCCGGTCGCCCGTCTCGGCGATGCCCTGGACCTTCAGGGTCGTGTAGTGGCCCTTCGGCGCGGGGGTGACGTCCACGCGCAGGAACGAGTAGTTCAGGTAGCGGACGCGCGACCAGGTGACGGTCTCGTTCTGCTTGCCGTCCTTGAGGTTGATGAAGGAGGCGACCGAGTCGACCTCGTTCTCGTGGCCCTCGTAGGAGTCCGGGGCGGTGAAGGCGTACAGGCTGCGGCCCGCCGCGCCCGCCGTGACGTAGACGACGCCCTCGGTCTCGGGATAGGCCGTGCCGCCGATCGGAAGCTTCTTGGTGACCGTGTCGCCCTTGATCACGTCGGTGCGCTCGTACTGGTGGTTGTGGCCGTTGATGACCAGGTCCACCTGGTACTTGTCGAACAGCGGCACCCACTCCTGGCGCACGCCCCCCTCCGAGGCGTGCGCGGTGGAGGTGCAGTACGCGCAGTGGTGGAAGAACACGACGACGAAGTCGATGTCCTTCGCGGCGCGGAACTTCTTCAGCTGCGCCTCGAACCACTTGGTCTGGGTGCCGCCGGAGATGCCGAGGTTGGCCGGGATCTCGAAGGAGACGTCGTTGGGGTCCAGCGAGATGATCGCCGTGTTGCCGTAGACGAAGGAGTACACGCCCGGCAGGTTCTTCTTGTCCGGGCCGTTGTCCGGGAGGCTCCAGCGGGCCTCCTCGCCGCCGTAGCCGTTGGGCGAGTACCAGGCCTCCATGTCGTGGTTGCCGTACGACACCATCCACGGCACGGACTTGGAGACGGACTCGGTCTGGGCGAGGAACTGGTCCCAGGTGCGCGAGTCGAAGACCGTGTCGGAGGTCTTGCCCTGGCCGGCCGGGTCGCCGTAGGCGATGTCGCCGGCGTGCAGGTGGAAGGCCGGGTTCTGGCCGAG
Coding sequences within it:
- a CDS encoding IucA/IucC family protein; amino-acid sequence: MSLADAVAHLSPERWEKANRLLVRKALAEFAHERLITPQEEDGRYVVRSDDGLTYYRFTAVRRALDHWQVDAGSITRTRDDAELPVAALDFFIELKKTLGLSDEILPVYLEEISSTLSGTCYKLTKPQITSAELVSGGFQAIETGMTEGHPCFVANNGRLGFGIHEYLAYAPETASPVRLVWLAAHRSRAAFTAGVGIAYESFVREELGEGTVERFDGVLREQGLDPDDYLLIPVHPWQWWNKLTVTFAAEIARGNLVCLGEGDDEYLAQQSIRTFFNSSHPEKHYVKTALSVLNMGFMRGLSAAYMEATPAINDWLAQLIDNDPVLKSTGLSIIRERAAVGYRHLEYEAATDRYSPYRKMLAALWRESPVPALQDGESLATMASLIHVDHEGRSVAGALIEQSGLAPVEWLRHYLQAYYTPLLHSFYAYDLVFMPHGENTVLVLKDGVVQRAIYKDIAEEIAVMDPHAVLPPEVRRIRVEVPEDKKLLSIFTDVFDCFFRFLAAGLATEGILEEDDFWRTVAEVTRTYQEANPALADRFRQYDMFAPEFALSCLNRLQLRNNKQMVDLADPSGALQLIGTLENPVTGF
- a CDS encoding DUF4429 domain-containing protein; translated protein: MAEIIQKDGTWVFDGDGLRLTPGRDRNVGLLRRELGELVLPLGALAGISFEQGKKTGRLRLRLRDGADPLLHATGGRLAEPHDPYQLTVESDRYGVAEYLVDEVRGALLLDQVPSGPVDRYLLPGPAVPLSASAGDGTASFDGERVRLEWNWKTEDAKSSAGTRTLAVEDIVGVEWHPAGGLDSGFLRFRVRGAVSTTPPQYDPHAVQLWGFKKDPLMALVAAAVQARLPHPAAAPEDAVPPQRHEPDPLPGSDHDALLRRLRELGELHRDGVLTDDEFTMAKQAVLKRM
- a CDS encoding purple acid phosphatase family protein, producing MGVPEQLADRMSMAEQHEYLRATFSRRTMIRGGAVTLGAVTGGAFVTGATAQAATPTQPLSHTETVDGALVAPFGRHLAYGNDPRTEITVSWQVPVAVKKPFIRIGAHPWDLSRKIEAEVRTLYTPAGVGASGNHTQYYVHAKLTHLKPGKTYYYGVGHAGFDPAEPHLLGTLGTFTTAPAHKAPFTFTAFGDQGVSYHALANDSLILGQNPAFHLHAGDIAYGDPAGQGKTSDTVFDSRTWDQFLAQTESVSKSVPWMVSYGNHDMEAWYSPNGYGGEEARWSLPDNGPDKKNLPGVYSFVYGNTAIISLDPNDVSFEIPANLGISGGTQTKWFEAQLKKFRAAKDIDFVVVFFHHCAYCTSTAHASEGGVRQEWVPLFDKYQVDLVINGHNHQYERTDVIKGDTVTKKLPIGGTAYPETEGVVYVTAGAAGRSLYAFTAPDSYEGHENEVDSVASFINLKDGKQNETVTWSRVRYLNYSFLRVDVTPAPKGHYTTLKVQGIAETGDRIDHFTVARKAK